In Camelina sativa cultivar DH55 chromosome 13, Cs, whole genome shotgun sequence, the genomic window AATTTTAAGAGGCAAAACAATGACTTGGTAAACAAATTTCTAACTTACATAACCTTACATTAAAAACCTATGTACCATCTTCTACATGACttgttgtttacaaaaattttaattaaaacatgtaaaattatgttttttaaaaaaatatataaatgtattagTTAAAATCAATGCAAAATTGGTTAAATTAACATATTAGTCATTCAGTATTgtcaaattacattttttaaatccCAAAAGAGATGCTAAAATGAGGCAAAGTAGTCCCAAAAATCGTAGCAAATTAGTCACAAGAGAGTAGTAACATAACATTTTTCAGTTACATTTTAGTCACAAATAATGACTCTTTTGTGACGCAATAGTATGAGTCACAAACcaatatttctatatttattaactttgagatcaaaatACAATAATCATAAGACTTAGAAGCACTTATAGTCCAATTGTGAAGtatatctttaattttaatAGGTAAAATAATCATTtggtaagtttttttgttttaattacatAACCTTACTTTAAAAACCTATGTAGCATCTTCTACATGATTTgttgtttacaaatattttaactaaaacatgtaaaattaatatatttagaaaGAGTATATAAATGTATTAGTTCAAATCAATGCAAAAATGGTTAACTTATCATATTAGTCATTCAATATtgtaaaattacatattttaaatccTGATGAgttgctaaggagatgcaaagtAGTCGCAATATTCATAGCAAATTAGTCACAAAAGAGTAGCAACATAGtcataaaatttttttgttgcattttcgTCACAAACAGTGACTATTTTGTGACGATTTGATATACATCACAAGacaaaatcttgaattctacacatAATGGTTAAAACTGTTACTATAAGTCACTCATATTAGTAGTATATAGTAGATATATTAGTAAAAGTTGGCAAAACTTTGTTTTCACAacttagttttgaaaattttctaaattcctacacattctcataaaagaacatgtaacacttaacTTAGATTTGAATCTtatgcatgttttgtttgtaaacattGATATTTAAGATTTTGACAAAGTTATTATAACTAAGTTCAATCAAATCAAAGCATGAACATATAActaaacatgtaaataaatttcaaatgcgaaattttgattttaaaaaaaattaagagtgGGTAAATAGTCTCAAATTAGTAGCTAAATCATGTGTTAGTCGCAAATCCTTCAAGTGTTAGTCGCAAAAGAGTAGTACATTTGCAACTAATTTATAACTATTTTACATACTAAAATAATAGTCGCACATGGGTCTCAAATTGTGATCATTTTGCGACCAAACTATTTTCGTCGCAAACGAGTTGCAATCTAGTTTCTATGATGAGACTGTTGTGCTACCACTTTATATCGTCATTAATAAGCAAAGCTTTTTCGACTGTTTATGCTGCAGTCGTTTATGCGTTTTAAAGTAGTCACATAagtgtcttttttttgtgaCCAAAAAAGTAGTCACAAACTAAAGTCCCaaaatgcatgttttcttgtagtgtttggTAAATTAGATAATGTCCTTGAAGATTAAAAGCATctgtttaaagaagaagatgaagaataatTGCAGATTTGCATAAAGTGGAGTCATATTCTCgtcaaaaacataaatttggAATTTCGCCTTTAATTCTCTCGACGAAGCTTGAGATCTGACACAAGAATTGAGTAAGTTTTCCGGCGCCTTCGACCAGATTTGAAGCTTTCCGGAATCGACCGGTTATTGGAGATTCCATCTTCTTTGGCTTCCCACGTGTCATCCaacttgttttctctttctgttATGTGTCATATGTGCTGTCGACTCCTTTTTCTTTAGTGTTAGATTTCCTTAATTAGACTTTTGGGCTTTCAATATGTTTTAGTGGATATGTTTACTTTAATAGATGTGTACAATATTTGGCTTATTACAATTGGCTTGGTTCGATTGTTCTATGAATGAATAACatacttgtaaaaaaaaaagagttaaagtacaataaaaataacatgGATCGATACTCAGCTGATATTGTGTTGCCCATGAAATGTAACATCTACACTTTTCCCCAATTGATCCAAAAAAGCCTTCGGATTGAACGTGGACGTTGTTGTCGTATCTATATAAAATTCGATAAATCGGTGATACTCAATTAAATTATTACATGTATGGATACTTATGAATACGTCGGTGATAGTGATAATCtaattatgattatattaaGTGACACTGAGTCGATCATTACAATAATATCTCGTGTACAACGTTTCGCTAAAAAAAGCCAAATATAGATTGCACATTTGCCACCCACTACTTCGAAATCTCTCACAAAACCACATAAATATTGCTAAATAATAACCAGGGTGCTTGGAAAAAGcattaaaataacaataaccAAATCGAATCCTATACCTTACAGTtacatattcaaaagtcaaacaaaaacaatttaatgAATGAGtagagtttattttttctttttccccacGACAAATCCACGTTCGGAATTTTATAATGGCAACTAAACTCAAGTAAAGAAGTAACCCTCGTGTATCTTTCTCTGCCTATATTAGTGTAGGTACCTTTcccaaaacaaaatacataaacaaaagataGATCTCAAAATATGGATAATCAAAAATGGTGTCTAGGTTTCatatctcttgttttttttctcttcatcactaCCTCTTCCGCTGAGCTCCTCATTAAAcaggtttttattattttattaagctCTTTTGCGATTGATCAGGTCATGACTCGAACATAGTAGTTTTTAACAGTTAATGAAACAATAAACAGGTCACAGGGGGCAGGGGAATAGAGTCCAACAGTTCTTACAGTCTCACGGCTAATCTTGGTAcactttcttgtctttctttAACCTTTCttggtgaaaactgaaaaccatttcttgattttcttggaATTTTTATCTGTTGACAGGAGTGACAAGAGTGTTGAGGGATGAGCGACCATCGAGTAAGATAGTGACAATAACAAGCTTCTCAGTGATTAAAGGACGAGGAGAACCTTACGAGTCCTCTGTTTTTGAGGCTGCTGGTTACAAATGGTGAAGATCTTACACTCACtctttcctttttaaaatttttttctatattttgagtttgtttttatggcgaaaccaaaaaaaatcaggaGATTAGTTTTGTACGTGAATGGTAATCCAAACGACGGTGGAAATGGTTTTATTTCACTTTACGCGAGGATCGAAGAGACAGAGTCTCTTCCACTAGGCTGGGAAGTTAATGTTGATCTCAAACTCTTTGTCCACAATGGGAAGCTAAACAAATATTTGACTGTTACAGGtacttttaaataaaagtacATATCTTTGCTAAGATTAGGATCTCATAAATGTTAGTCTaattattttaagatatttgtgGATTGTAGATGGAACAGTGAAGCGATACAACAATGCGAAAAAAGAATGGGGATTCGGACAGTTGATTGCTCTTCCTACATTTCACAACACGAACGAAGGGTACATTGAGCAAGACACTGGTTCTTTTGGTGCTGAGATCTTTATCGTTAAGCCGGCCCAACAACAAGAGAAAGTCACATTCATATCAAACCCTCCAAACAATGTTTTCACTTGGAAGATACTTCATTTCTCTAACTTAGAAGATAAGTTCTACTACTCTGATGATTTCCTCGTTGAAGACAGATACTGGTTAGTATtttttgggattcatatatttttggacTTAAGTTCAAATTAATCTCAATGCTTGCAACTGTTATATGTGAATTCTGAAATGACCGTGCTTAATAACGGTTTTGGTTAATGTTGAATCAGGAGACTAGGATTTAACCCCAaaggagatggaggaggaaGACCACATGCACTTCCACTCTTCCTATTTGCTCAAGGCCATAAGGCAAACGCAGTTGCAACTAACACTTGGGGAGCCGTTAATCTACGGTTAAAGAATCAACGAAGCTCCAACCACAGACAAATATATTGTAAGAGAACAACTTATCAAAAATACATGTTTATCCTTATCCCTTTATAAAAAATCAGTTAATGATAtgaattcgttttttttcttttttctttgcagCTGCAGCTTGGTACCCGATTGGAAGCGGTTATGGTGTGGGAGTGAACAATATCATATTGATAGCAGACTTAAAGGATGCATCGAAAGGATATTTGGTGAATGATGCCATTATCTTTGAAGCTGAGATGGTTAAGGTCTCTGTGACCAACATCGTCTCCGCTTAAACATTGCTACTTCTTTATCATTGGTCAAAATAATCATATGAATAAAGGGACGACGTTTGATGAGTTTGTAATAAGGTGAAGTCGGTGATGCTTGTAATGTAATCAACATTTCTGTTTCGCTgagttttctttatctttctgttttgttatcaatgaaataaaactctcttggttttaaaatatatgaaatatggAGGTAAGGGAAAGTTTCGTGtgtttaattataagaatagaCTTGACTATTCGAAAAAGAGAACTTCTTCCTTctcgtttgttttattttaagatCACACTTTACTTTGActtacattacaaaaaaaaaatatatacaagcaAGTCATATCAAACCAATCAAGCAAAAGAAACACATTAACCATCTGCTGAGTATCCGTGGCGACTGACATCGGCcaccagtgtcgaccgatactcAAATTGTGTCGACCAATACAAACCTTTAGTGTCAACCAATACTCTCATCAACCACTCCCAGAACATCGCaattagtgtcgaccgacatgtTCCTGGCATCAATCGTCATTGTTTCCCTAACTCTAATTCCATACGCCGCGATCGACCGCAACTCGAATTCCAAAGCCACCACTGGCTCAAGAACAACACAAAAGTGAAGAAAGGCCATGGTAATCACAaaaatcacacaacaagcaagaaaTCAATCCACCAAATCATAGAAGACTCAAAGATCTCATGCtcagataagtcatggtcatgcactcaccttttaGGAAGAACATTTTGATTCTAGAAACACGAGAATAACACACAACAATCCCCAACACATCCTCAGCCACAAATCTCCACTCACAAGGAAGAATCTCTCAAGAAAAATCACCAAACTTAACAGAAACTCACTTGgaaactttctctcttttctctaaCTCTTCAAACGACAAAAGGGACTCCAAAAACCTAAGTGGTGTCAATTTATGCTCCTTAAAAATGAAGCCCTAGGTTTACTTCAcctaaaacaaatcaaacccgTGATTAAACACTAAACCGACCAATCTGAAATagatggtgtcgaccgacacctacaCTGAACCCTCCTTCTTGTTCGTGGGTGTTATAATTctccccaccaacaaggattcatCCTCAAATCCTGCAATGCCGTCCATCCGCCGAAGACCTCCGTGCAACCGCCACCATGGCCCCCACGTCCTCCGACCAGACAAGACATCATCGACCAAGGTTTACCGTGCAACCGTCGCAACAGTCTGTGCACCTTTCGACTGAACCTTCAGAGGTCTTtctctagtcaatatactccCAACCTAGATGCTATTTTCCAACAATTTAGTGCTTCTCTCGTTTGCGGTTGAAACCGATGATACATATCTGCTCACTATCAGACTATccgccttaagctacgacaTCCAGGAAGTTACTCACGTCCACTCCCCtcgctctcaggtcgcaacatttgagacataccggctcactacACAGCTatggtatccagggagtctcaaaatctCGCTCATATTTCGTCACGCTAAAGAGCACCCTTGGATTATCATCCAAAGCTAACATACCATTCCCACCCTCTAGCAACAAAGTCCATCGcactatcggtatcacatgagttagGCCCACACGATCATAGAGCAAACGAGTATGATGCCATCAAGTATATTTCCTGACTAAATCTACCTTAACACTTTTCttttatagaaacttctattttagaAATTTCTATTCTTAGAAACTTTCATAGTACATCCTTTCCCATGCCAACGCAAGAATAGATCGCACCCAGATTCCCAATTCTCACACAGAACACACAAGAACAATCTCAGCGAAACCTATAATTTCGATGAGACAAGCCACTTGTCTCCACTTCCAGGAATAAGTTTCACTTAAATCATGTATCTCGAATACCACCTCATCTTCGTACTTAGtcacacaaccaaccacccctaagcgaccaagcaTCAAGAGAGATAGGGTTGAAATACTTCATTATTTCCCTCCAGCCATGGACTTCACCTCACCAACAATCAAAACGACAACTGGGCCAAGGTCAGACAAGCTAAAGCCTCGACATGGTTCTTGAAACACTTTTTGAACCTTGTAATAATCCTCGCCTCttgctcccaagtctgctcgtCCATACCATCATTGTTCCACAAGACTGtcatcaaaagaatcttcttctgCCAAAATTCCTTAAACCTCCTCTAGCCACTCACCTTCCCTTTCTCGCGTCGGACCATGCACCTTTGCATGTTCATCGACTTATCATCAAtagattttctatattttatgacACAATATAAGAGCTGAAATCGTGATGTAGTGAACACTTGTCGCCATCTATCTGCAAGACACTTCGATATCTTATATCACAAGTAAAGGGGTTGCAAAAGAACTGATTGTGATGGCGATGTAACATATGATGGTAGAGACGTATATCTTCCTCGACTCCGTCAACCATGACAACCCTGTCAACCCATCCCATTAATCCAAGAAACTCTCCTTCAAGAGCTCCAACTGTCCTTTAGTGAACTGtctctcaaaagtcaaaacgtCATAGAGATTGGTCTATCTCGACCCTATCTCACGGTACATGAACCATGGGCATTCCTCGTCGAATTATGGAGATAATGACTAGTGACGTAACATATTATGCAATCACATGATCGAGCCtagccacatttttttttccaaacatatttttttaaataacttaaTTCGTGGTTTGTATTATAACTCAAgttcaaatttgaaaatatatctcTGGGAGTTATAGACGAggggaaaaatatataaatgacaaCTAGCATTGTTAACGAATTAAATCGGTACTCagtatagtatatattattgaCGGGGCATCTCTACATTTTGAATcatttgaagaaagaagaacaactTGGGAGAATGAtatgtaaacaaaacaaaaaccttataTGCAACGATTCCAATGTATGTATATAGTCCTAATTAAGAAGCAAAATTTGCAACACCAAAGAGACTAGGAGAGCTACTATGGCCACAACTCGACCCACTGCCACACTCGGGAGAGAAGCACTGAGGTTATGAGAAGGTCCGGGGACTCCGGCTGCAGGAATAGTAGTAGTTAACGGAGGAGGAGAGGAGGATGAGGTTGGTGGCTCAGAGACTGGTGTGGAGGAGGCAGGGAGGAGGACGTTGAGGTCAAGTTTCTGACCCGCGAGGCAATGGCCGGGAACGCCGCAAAAGAAGAAATGGTGGCCGTGGTTGGTCAGTGTGATTGAGTCGTTTCCGGTGGTGAAGGTGGAGATTGGGTTTGAGCTGTTGCAGCTTCTGTACATTGGGTGCGTCACTCTCATTACGTTGTGGAATTGTGGGTTGTACTCGAACACTgtcaaaatcaaattagttttcGTTTTATGTATACGTGTGTATATTGTCTTAACGATCAATGACAATATGCTTCATGTCTATGTTTGTATATTcttatcatattaatttatcgatgaCTATTCGGCTACGCCTGTCTAATTTAGAGATAGTTAAGTTTGACTCTAGATTGAATTAGTTTACTATAGAAGATAAATCTGATAGAACTGACTTACAAAAGACAAATTCACATTATATCATGGTTCGAAAAatcattacaagaaaaaaaaaaccacttaaGCCTTCTGTAATTAACCATGtattcttttaataaatttaacatttaaaaggaaaaaaaatcataacataGTTTGGCCCGTAAactttaattatagtttttatatctaaatttttCAGTAAGATGTTAATCAAGAACCCTATTTTTAAAGTCAGCTTCAAACTAATATTGTAATAATAActatttatacttttatatgatgaaatcatgaaaatatcaaaaatgacACTTTtgtatagagatatatatgatatttgtgAGTTAAAAAAGTCATAATGATTAGTGCGTGAGTGGTACTCTTTTAAAATACTTTACACCTAAAGCGTACGCACTAATTAAGATTGCTGGAGGGGCCAATTTCCGAAGTAAGTATTACATTCAAGATCTGCTCATGGTAATGGTAAGAAGATTAAGGAACTCACAAACAGTATCACCAATGTGGAAAGTTTTGGTAGACGCCCAAAGCTTGTAGTCTACGTTGGCTATGGTTGTCCAGCCTGCTGAGTCGCCGACTTTGTATACCGCCGCTCCACTCAGCCGTCCCATCACCACCAAACACACCAAAGCTGAAACTATCATCGCCGCCATCGATCtactctctctatatctctctcactatcttcttcttttttggtcgAGAGCCCCCACAAGGTCGTTTccttttaatttctctctttgttttatttgtgtgcgtgtatatatatacaaggagATATGTGAATGTGAGTGGTACGTGCGTATGTATGAGGAGGTCACTTGATCTTTATTGGTTAGTTGGCTAATTTGGAGAAAGGAGTGTCTAAAAAGCAAAATACCGACAAAGGTTGCTTACTTTACTTGTTTATCTTTTATTAATGTTGGATTTAGTTTCTAATACtgacttgatatatatatatatatattgataaagtTGGCTGAAATcgaatataattaataattgagTTAAGagatggagttttttttttctttttaacttaaGAAAGGACATGATATATATTCACTTAAGTGGACGGTAAAATCAACCCATGCATATCCACatattatacaataattttaagTTGGAAACTATAAATCTTGACATAATTGAAAGCACCAAAGACTTTGATTAGCCTAACCTAAATCCATCTGATCCGTCAATTTTTATAGTTGGATTCTGTGACATGATTGACCTAGAAGAACTATCAATTTTTATAGCtataaatctctctcttttttttttttttttNTTAAAAAAGTCATAATGATTAGTGCGTGAGTGGTACTCTTTTAAAATACTTTACACCTAAAGCGTACGCACTAATTAAGATTGCTGGAGGGGCCAATTTCCGAAGTAAGTATTACATTCAAGATCTGCTCATGGTAATGGTAAGAAGATTAAGGAACTCACAAACAGTATCACCAATGTGGAAAGTTTTGGTAGACGCCCAAAGCTTGTAGTCTACGTTGGCTATGGTTGTCCAGCCTGCTGAGTCGCCGACTTTGTATACCGCCGCTCCACTCAGCCGTCCCATCACCACCAAACACACCAAAGCTGAAACTATCATCGCCGCCATCGATCtactctctctatatctctctcactatcttcttcttttttggtcgAGAGCCCCCACAAGGTCGTTTccttttaatttctctctttgttttatttgtgtgcgtgtatatatatacaaggagATATGTGAATGTGAGTGGTACGTGCGTATGTATGAGGAGGTCACTTGATCTTTATTGGTTAGTTGGCTAATTTGGAGAAAGGAGTGTCTAAAAAGCAAAATACCGACAAAGGTTGCTTACTTTACTTGTTTATCTTTTATTAATGTTGGATTTAGTTTCTAATACtgacttgatatatatatatatatattgataaagtTGGCTGAAATcgaatataattaataattgagTTAAGagatggagttttttttttctttttaacttaaGAAAGGACATGATATATATTCACTTAAGTGGACGGTAAAATCAACCCATGCATATCCACatattatacaataattttaagTTGGAAACTATAAATCTTGACATAATTGAAAGCACCAAAGACTTTGATTAGCCTAACCTAAATCCATCTGATCCGTCAATTTTTATAGTTGGATTCTGTGACATGATTGACCTAGAAGAACTATCAATTTTTATAGCtataaatctctctcttttttttttttttttaatctcttgcGAACTTTAAGTTCGAATCTAATCTAATAATGTAGACAATATGGTCAGTCCATTTCGGTTGAAACTCATAAATTTGTTAAGTTCTCCTcaataacgaaaaaaaaaaacacacacacacaaataaataaacatatacaaAACGTAATCGTTATAAGTTGTAAAGTGTGCACACGGTTTAAAGTTTGCAAGGCTTGTAAGGAAAGAATGGTGAGTTAGTTGGTGTGCTAATGTTTTGAATCatcttttaatatttgaacttctcaGTTACTCTTCCTCCTACATCTTGGTAACATATATAGTTTCCTTACCATTCAAATTCTATTTATGTGatacattatttttattgttgccAACTTCATATTAAGTATAATATCTTCAATTTGATCACTGCAGCAAGCATTCAGCCCGGACTGTAACTTCAAAACTAGTGTATCTATTTTTCGGCCCATTAACATTGGTACCATTTGTTCGTAGCTAGACAATCAACAATTGCAAATTTCTACATTGCTATATACATTAccattttgaaaaagaaaatataacacTTGTCGGAAATGGAACTCAAGGTCGATCGATGACATTAACAAGCTACTTACTGtcacaataaaacaaacaaaaaagacttTACCTATTTACAAACACAGTTTGAGTAACACACTGTAGAATGGTTAAAAACTTTNTTTTGTAGAGTGGTCAGTGACTTTGGTACCAAGGACAATAGCGATAACGacttgagaaaaaaacatttggacGCCAGCTTCAAGGAATAGAACCCGGCGACCAACTTTGTCAACGGAGTAAATTGAGACTAATGTGGAGAGGACGTTGACTGCTCCAGTGACCACTGCAGAGTAAAGAGAAGCGTCACTGCCAAACCCTAATGTGCTGAACAGAACAGGAGCGTAGAACATAATCGCATTGATTCCAGTACATTGTTGGAACATCTGCATTttacacacacaagaaaaaaggaTCAGCATCAACAGCAGAATCTTAGTAGATAATTTNNNNNNNNNNNNNNNNNNNNNNNNNNNNNNNNNNNNNNNNNNNNNNNNNNNNNNNNNNNNNNNNNNNNNNNNNNNNNNNNNNNNNNNNNNNNNNNNNNNNNNNNNNNNNNNNNNNNNNNNNNNNNNNNNNNNNNNNNNNNNNNNNNNNNNNNNNNNNNNNNNNNNNNNNNNNNNNNNNNNNNNNNNNNNNNNNNNNNNNNNNNNNNNNNNNNNNNNNNNNNNNNNNNNNNNNNNNNNNNNNNNNNNNNNNNNNNNNNNNNNNNNNNNNNNNNNNNNNNNNNNNNNNNNNNNNNNNNNNNNNNNNNNNNNNNNNNNNNNNNNNNNNNNNNNNNNNNNNNNNNNNNNNNNNNNNNNNNNNNNNNNNNNNNNNNNNNNNNNNNNNNNNNNNNNNNNNNNNNNNNNNNNNNNNNNNNNNNNNNNNNNNNNNNNNNNNNNNNNNNNNNNNNNNNNNNNNNNNNNNNNNNNNNNNNNNNNNNNNNNNNNNNNNNNNNNNNNNNNNNNNNNNNNNNNNNNNNNNNNNNNNNNNNNNNNNNNNNNNNNNNNNNNNNNNNNNNNNNNNNNNNNNNNNNNNNNNNNNNNNNNNNNNNNNNNNNNNNNNNNNNNNNNNNNNNNNNNNNNNNNNNNNNNNNNNNNNNNNNNNNNNNNNNNNNNNNNNNNNNNNNNNNNNNNNNNNNNNNNNNNNNNNNNNNNNNNNNNNNNNNNNNNNNNNNNNNNNNNNNNNNNNNNNNNNNNNNNNNNNNNNNNNNNNNNNNNNNNNNNNNNNNNNNNNNNNNNNNNNNNNNNNNNNNNNNNNNNNNNNNNNNNNNNNNNNNNNNNNNNNNNNNNNNNNNNNNNNNNNNNNNNNNNNNNNNNNNNNNNNNNNNNNNNNNNNNNNNNNNNNNNNNNNNNNNNNNNNNNNNNNNNNNNNNNNNNNNNNNNNNNNNNNNNNNNNNNNNNNNNNNNNNNNNNNNNNNNNNNNNNNNNNNNNNNNNNNNNNNNNNNNNNNNNNNNNNNNNNNNNNNNNNNNNNNNNNNNNNNNNNNNNNNNNNNNNNNNNNNNNNNNNNNNNNNNNNNNNNNNNNNNNNNNNNNNNNNNNNNNNNNNNNNNNNNNNNNNNNNNNNNNNNNNNNNNNNNNNNNNNNNNNNNNNNNNNNNNNNNNNNNNNNNNNNNNNNNNNNNNNNNNNNNNNNNNNNNNNNNNNNNNNNNNNNNNNNNNNNNNNNNNNNNNNNNNNNNNNNNNNNNNNNNNNNNNNNNNNNNNNNNNNNNNNNNNNNNNNNNNNNNNNNNNNNNNNNNNNNNNNNNNNNNNNNNNNNNNNNNNNNNNNNNNNNNNNNNNNNNNNNNNNNNNNNNNNNNNNNNNNNNNNNNNNNNNNNNNNNNNNNNNNNNNNNNNNNNNNNNNNNNNNNNNNNNNNNNNNNNNNNNNNNNNNNNNNNNNNNNNNNNNNNNNNNNNNNNNNNNNNNNNNNNNNNNNNNNNNNNNNNNNNNNNNNNNNNNNNNNNNNNNNNNNNNNNNNNNNNNNNNNNNNNNNNNNNNNNNNNNNNNNNNNNNNNNNNNNNNNNNNNNNNNNNNNNNNNNNNNNNNNNNNNNNNNNNNNNNNNNNNNNNNNNNNNNNNNNNNNNNNNNNNNNNNNNNNNNNNNNNNNNNNNNNNNNNNNNNNNNNNNNNNNNNNNNNNNNNNNNNNNNNNNNNNNNNNNNNNNNNNNNNNNNNNNNNNNNNNNNNNNNNNNNNNNNNNNNNNNNNNNNNNNNNNNNNNNNNNNNNNNNNNNNNNNNNNNNNNNNNNNNNNNNNNNNNNNNNNNNNNNNNNNNNNtttttttttt contains:
- the LOC104736663 gene encoding mavicyanin-like isoform X2, translating into MAAMIVSALVCLVVMGRLSGAAVYKVGDSAGWTTIANVDYKLWASTKTFHIGDTVLFEYNPQFHNVMRVTHPMYRSCNSSNPISTFTTGNDSITLTNHGHHFFFCGVPGHCLAGQKLDLNVLLPASSTPVSEPPTSSSSPPPLTTTIPAAGVPGPSHNLSASLPSVAVGRVVAIVALLVSLVLQILLLN
- the LOC104736662 gene encoding uncharacterized protein LOC104736662 — translated: MDNQKWCLGFISLVFFLFITTSSAELLIKQVTGGRGIESNSSYSLTANLGVTRVLRDERPSSKIVTITSFSVIKGRGEPYESSVFEAAGYKWRLVLYVNGNPNDGGNGFISLYARIEETESLPLGWEVNVDLKLFVHNGKLNKYLTVTDGTVKRYNNAKKEWGFGQLIALPTFHNTNEGYIEQDTGSFGAEIFIVKPAQQQEKVTFISNPPNNVFTWKILHFSNLEDKFYYSDDFLVEDRYWRLGFNPKGDGGGRPHALPLFLFAQGHKANAVATNTWGAVNLRLKNQRSSNHRQIYSAAWYPIGSGYGVGVNNIILIADLKDASKGYLVNDAIIFEAEMVKVSVTNIVSA